GCAAGATTTGGGGGTGAGtcttacagtctgggtttacagtctgggtttacagtctgggtttacatttacagtatgggtttacatttacagtctgggtttacagtctgggtttacagtctgggtttacatttacagtctgggtttacatttacagaccTGGTTTACTGTCTGGGTTTACTCTCtgggtttacagtctgggtttacatttacagtctgggtttacagtctgggtttacatttacagtctgggtttacagtctgggtttaaagTCTGGGTTTAAAGTCTGGGTTGACAGTCCGGGTTTACAGTAtgggtttacagtctgggtttacagtatgggtttacatttacagtctgggtttacagtctgggtttatagtctgggtttacagtatgggtttacatttacagtctgggtttacatttacagtctgggtttacagtctgggtttacaaTCTGGGTTTACAATCTGGGTTTAAAGTCTGGTTTTACAGTTTGGGTTTAAAGTCCgggtttacagtctgggtttacatttacagtctgggtttacagtctgggtttacagtctgggtttaaatctgggtttacagtctgggtttacatttacagtctgggtttacagtctgggtttacagtctgggtttacatttacagtctgggtttacaagctgggtttacagtctgggtttaaagTTTGGGTttacagtctggctttaaagtctgggtttacatttacagtctgggtttacagtctgggtttacatttacagtctgggtttacagtctgggtttacagtctgggtttacatttacagtctgggtttacatttacagtctgggtttacagtctgggtttacatttacagtctgggtttaaagtctgggtttacatttacagtttgggtttacatttacaggctgggtttacagtctgggtttacagtatgggtttacatttacagtctgggtttacagtctgggtttacatttacagtctgggtttacatttacagtctgggttttcatttacagtctgggtttacagtctgggtttacagtctgggtttacatttacagtctgggtttacatttacagtctgggtttacagtctgggtttacatttacagtctgggtttaaagtctgggtttacatttacagtttgggtttacatttacagtctgggtttacagtctgggtttacagtaTGGGTTTACATTTCCAGTCTGGGTTTtcatttacagtctgggtttacagtctgggtttacagtctgggtttacagtctgggtttaaagTCTGGGTTTACAGTCAGGGTCTAAAGTCTGGGTTTACAGTCAgggtttacagtctgggtttaaagtctgggtttacagtctgggtttacatttacagtctgggtttactgTCTGGGTTTACAGTCTTGGTTTAGAGTCTGGGTTTACTGTCTGGGTTTAGagtctgggtttacagtctgggtttacattCTGGGTTTAGTGATACAGTGAGACACAGCTACGGAGAATGCTAATGTTTAGTGTTAAGTGTTTAACAGGTCTGATGTTGATGTTCCTGCAATGTCCAGAGAAAATGGTAAAGTTTTTGTAATGTTACTCACACAACGCTGGAGCTAACATTATAAAAGTTAGATTAATATCTCTACAATTAATAATGAAATCTTCTCAGTACAAGAGCGACGAAAGGCCCTGACAGATTAAAGGATCAAAGTTCCTAAAACCATAACAGTGATAAAACCAAACCTTAGAGTTAGGGTTTAATCAGCCAACAGAAAATGTTATCAGAATGTTGTATAATGTTCCAGCAAAGTTCTTCATACATGGGACACGATCAGCGTCAGTCACACTGCAGTCTCAGTGATACAGGAACTAACATTacattctctgtgtttattatctagataatattataaatattatgtagACTGTTGTGTGGAACCCTGTCTCAGTGTTTCATATGCTAACTAATGTTAGCGTGGTTAGCGTGTGGGGTTATAAGATAGCAGAAGAATGTAATTATATGTATAAGACGTTGagtcagtggtggctcaagagGTTGAGGCTCTGGGCTGTTAAGTGGAAAGTtggagttcaagccccagcaccaccaagctgccactgttgggcccctgggcaaggcccCTAAGCCTCTCTGTCCCAGAGTGCTGCATCATGGCTttccctgtgctctgaccccaacacCCAaatgggatatgtgaagaatttcactgtactaAGTAATGCTAACTGCTAAATGTTTAGCGATTCTGTTTAACGCTGCAGCTGgtaaatgtgatgtgatgtcagtgtctgatgtctgtggtgtttattacagtatatatgacgCGAGACAGCCGGTCCTCTGTATCATGGACTCAGAGATCATCAAATCTGTCCTGATTAAAGAGTGTTACTCTCTGTTCACCAACCGCAGAGTGagatcacacgcacacacacacacacgcacgcacgcacgcacacgcacacacacacacacacacacacacacacttaatactGACTGATGGGGTACAGAGTTGGGGCAGGAAGGgcatagagacagacaggtggagcgagacagagagacagatagagaaagtgACAGTCAGATAGCAGAGAGACAGATTaacagacggacacacagacatgtctctggagagacagacaggtggagagGCTTGTAAAAACAATATCTACAAGAAAAAACTAGAGCTCACCAGCATGGTGAATACTCCATGAATTAACTTGAATGTGATAACTTACAAAGTGATAAATACTTTTGTCAAGTCCGTCCTTTTAGCAGCTGAAATCCATGGTgacatcaaataaaaaaataactaatgaCATCAAATTTAAACCTATTAGATCTTTAAATGTGATCAGTTTTAATGTGTCTCTTATTTCACTCAGAATTTTCGCCTAAACGGTCCTCTGTACGACGCCGTGTCCATCGTCGAGGACGAGGACTggaggagaatcaggagtgttCTTTCTCCATCGTTCACCAGCGGCagactgaaggaggtgtgtgtgtgtttgtgtgtgtgtgtgtgtgtgtgtgtgtgtgtgtgtgtgtgtggtgtgtttcagtgtttattttaataattaaacacacactttgattTACTCTTGATGATAATATTAACATCTGATGTTCTTTCCTGTTTCTCAGATGTTTGGAATCATGAAGTCACATTCACACTCGCTGGTTAAAAATCTGCAGAAGGTGTCTGAGCGAGGAGAATCAGCAGATATTAAAGAGTaaatcatctgtgtgtgtgtgtgtgtgtgtgtgtgtgtgtgtgtgtgtgtgtgtgtgtgtgtgtgtgtgtgtgtgtgtgtgtttgtatttattccccatATTTCTGCATGTTTCTTTGATCTGCTGGTGTTTTTGGTCCCTTTAGGTTTTTTGGAGCCTACAGTATGGATGTGGTGACGAGCACAGCGTTTAGTGTCGATATCGACTCCCTGAACAACCCCAAAGATCCGTTCGTCACCAACATCAAGAAAATGCTGAAGTTCGACTTCCTCAACCCTCTGTTCCTCGCCGTCGGTATTTTACTGATTTCAGATTCATCCTAATTCTCATTATAATGAGACAAACATTATTTCTGATCAGCAGGTATATTTCTGCTTGTTGTTACAACAGGATattttacattgtgtgtttttatcagCGCTGTTCCCCTTTATCGCACCGGTGTTGGAGAAAATGGATTTCGCCTTTTTCCCGACTGCTGTGACGGATTTCTTTTATGCTGCCCTGAAAAAGATCAAGTCTGAACGTGTGGCCCAGAATAATAAGGTACAACTAAATGggttattagaaaaaaaatagatattattgttttattgttttattgtgtttttattgcagAAACGAGTGGACTTCATGCAGCTGATGATCGATTCTCAAAAATCAGACAAAAACGAGCTGAACAGCAAAGACACCAACAAAGGTATTTTGCTCCAGTTAAAGTCTCTTAGTCACCAAGATGATGAGGTTTTGTAcatcattaatgtaaataatgtaaccCATTACAGCATGTCTCTAGTTCTCTGCTGTCCTACACATATCAGACAAAAGCAATATAATGACAagtcttattgtgtgtgtgtgtgtgtgtgtgtgtgtgtgtgtgtgtgtgtgtgtgtgtgtgtgtgtgtgtgtgatatctgaaGGTCTAAGTGATCATGAGATTCTGTCCCAGTCCATGATCTTCATCTTTGCTGGTTATGAGACGAGCAGCAGCACTCTGTCGTTTCTGTTCTACAATCTGTCCAGTAATCCGGAGACGATGAAGAAACTCCAGAAAGAAATCGATGAAACCTTCCCTAATAAGGTGATTCACataagtttatattaatattctattataaaaaaaagacctatCATATATGCCCATGTGATACGGCTTTGGacaatttttattacattactcACAAAGTGAGAATAGATAACAGAGAATTTACACCTAGACAGGAGTctacagagagactgagacaggaGTCTACACAAAGTCTTGGACAAAGTCTTGGGGTCTTTGCAGATACCATGACAGGGGTCTATACAGACAGTGAGATACGGTTCTACACATTGTCTCTGATGGGTCATTACAGATACCGTGACAGGGGTCTTCACAGACTGAGACAGGGTTCTACACAAATTATGGGACAGGGGACTTTACAGATACTGTGACAGAGTTCTTCACATTCACTGAGGCAGGGGTCTACACAGAGACCAAGACAGGGgtctacatgaagtctaagacaggggtctacacagagactaagacaggggtctacatgaagtctaagacaggggtctacacagagaccaagacaggggtctacataaagtctaagacaggggtctacacagagaccaagacaggggtctacatgaagtctaagacaggggtctacacagagaccaagacaggggtctacatgaagtctaagacaggggtctacacagagactaagacaggggtctatatacagtctaagacaggggtctacagagagacagagacaggggtCTACATAAAGACAGCGAGAGTGGTTGAAACAGAGACAAGGTCTAACAAAGAGACTGAGGCAGCAATCTAAAAGGAGACTTAGTCGACTACACAAAGAATGAGACAGTTGTCAACAAACACACCATGATATGTGTCTACACTGAGTCTGTGACAGAGATCAGCATTGAGACTAAAATGGGTTTACACAGAGACCGGGGTACAGGATAACAAGGAGATCAAGTCCATATGAGACTTTACAGATACTGTGACAGAGTTCTTCACATTCACTGAGGCAGGGGTCTACACAGAGACCAAGACAGGGGTCTATATAAAGTCTCTAAGACAGGGgtctacatgaagtctaagacaagggtctacatgaagtctaagataggggtctacatgaagtctaagacaggggtctaCATGAAGACTAAGATAGGGgtctacatgaagtctaagacaggggtctacatgaagtctaagataggggtctacatgaagtctaagACAAGGGCCTACATGAAgtctaagacaggggtctaTATAAAGTCTATATAGGGgtctacatgaagtctaagacaggggtctaCACAGAGACCAAGACAGGGGTCTATATAAAGTCTCTAAGACAAGGgtctacatgaagtctaagATAGGGATCTACACAGAGACCAAGACAGGGGTCTATATAAAgtctaagacaggggtctacatgaagtctaagACAGGGATCTACACAGAGACCAAGACAGGGgtctacatgaagtctaagacaggggtctaCACAGAGACCAAGACATTGGTTTATATAAAGTCTCTAAGATAAGGgtctacatgaagtctaagACAGGGATCTACATGAAGTCTAAGACAGTGATCTATATAAAgtctaagacaggggtctacatgaagtctaagacaggggtctaTATAAAGTCTAAGATAGGGgtctacatgaagtctaagacaggggtctaCACAGAGACCAAGACAGGGGTCTATATAAAGTCTAAGATAGGGgtctacatgaagtctaagacatgggtctacatgaagtctaagacaggggtctacatgaagtctaagacaggggtctaTATAATGTCTAAGACAGGGGTCTTCACAGATACCACAGAAAGGGTATACTGAGACAGGGTACTACACAATGTCTGGGAAAAGGGTTTATACAGACACTGAGATAGGGTTCTACAGATTGTCTCTGATGGGTCGTTACAGATACCATGACAGGGGTCTTCACAGACTGAGACAGGGTTCTTCACATTTACTTAGGCAGGGGTCTACACAGAGACCAAGACAGGGATCTACATGAAGTCTAAGAGAGGGGTCTAAATGAAGTATAAGACAGGGGTCTACATGATgtctaagacaggggtctaCACAGAGACCAAGACAGGTGTCTATATAAAGTATAAGACAGGGGTCTACATAAAgtctaagacaggggtctaCTCAGAGACCAAGTCAGGGGTCTATATAAAgtctaagacaggggtctaCATGAAGTCTAAAACAGGGGTCTACACAGAGACCAAGACAGGGGTCTATATAAAGTCTCTAAGATAAGGgtctacatgaagtctaagACAGGGATCTACACAGAGACCAAGACAGGGGTCTACACAGAGACCAAGACAGGGGTCTAAATAAAgtctaagacaggggtctacatgaagtctaagACAGGGTCTACTCAGAGACCAAGACAGGGGTCTATATAAAgtctaagacaggggtctaTATAAAGTCTAAGATAGGGGTCTACATGAAGTCTAAAACAGGGGTCTATATAAAGTCTAAGATAGGGgtctacatgaagtctaagacaggcgtctacatgaagtctaagacaggggtctaTATAAAGTCTTAGACAGGGgtctacatgaagtctaagacaggggtctaCACAGAGACCAAGACAGGGGTCTAAATAAAgtctaagacaggggtctacatgaagtctaagACAGGGTCTACTCAGAGACCAAGACAGGGGTCTATATAAAGTCTAAGATAGGGgtctacatgaagtctaagacaggggtctaTATAAAGTCTAAGATAGGGgtctacatgaagtctaagacaggggtcttcatgaagtctaagacaggggtctacatgaagtctaagGCAGGGGTCTACACAGAGACCAAGACACGGGTCTATATAAAgtctaagacaggggtctaCACAGAGACCAAGATAGGGGTCTATATAAAgtctaagacaggggtctaCATGAAGTCTAAAACAGGGGTCTACACAGAGACCAAGACAGGGGTCTATATAAAGTCTCTAAGACAGGGgtctacatgaagtctaagacaggggtctacatgaagtctaagataggggtctacatgaagtctaagacaggggtctacatgaagtctaagacaggggtctacatgaagtctaagacaggggtctacatgaagtctaagacaggggtctacatgaagtctaagacaagggtctacatgaagtctaagacaggggtctaTATAAAGTCTATATAGGGgtctacatgaagtctaagacaggggtctaCACAGAGACCAAGACAGGGGTCTATATAAAGTCTCTAAGACAAGGATCTACATGAAGTCTAAGATAGGGATCTACACAGAGACCAAGACAGGGGTCTTGGTCTCTGTGTAGAGACCAAGACAGGGGTCTATATAAAGTCTCTAAGACAAGGgtctacatgaagtctaagacaggggtctaCATGAAGTCTAGGACAGGGATCTACACAGAGACCAAGACAGGGGTCTACATGATGTCTAAAACAGGGGTCTACACATAGACCAAGACATTGGTCTATATAAAGTCTCTAAGATAAGGgtctacatgaagtctaagACAGGGATCTACATGAAGTCTAAGACAGTGGTCTATATAAAGTCTAAGACAGCGgtctacatgaagtctaagacaagggtctacatgaagtctaagacaggggtctaTATAAAGTCTAAGATAGGGgtctacatgaagtctaagacaagggtctacatgaagtctaagacaggggtctatataaagtctaagacaggggtctaTATAAAGTCTAAGATAGGGgtctacatgaagtctaagacaggggtctaCACAGAGACCAAGACAGGGGTCTATATAAAGTCTAAGATAGGGgtctacatgaagtctaagACATGGGTTTACATGAAGTCTAAGGCAGGGgtctacatgaagtctaagacaggggtctaTATAATGTCTAAGACGGGGTCTTCACAGATGCCACAGAAAGGGTATACTGAGACAGGGTACTACTCAATGTCTGGGAAAAGGGTTTATACAGACACTGAGATAGGGTTCTACAGATTGTCTCTGATGGGTCGTTACAGATACCATGACAGGGGTCTTCACAGACTGAGACAGGGTTCTACACAAATTATGGGACAGGGTTCTTCACATTTACTTAGGCAGGGGTCTACACAGAGACCAAGACAGGGATCTACATGAAGCCTAAGACAGGGGTCTACATGAAGTATAAGACAGGGGTCTACATGATgtctaagacaggggtctaCACAGAGACCAAGACAGGTGTCTATATAAAGTTTAAGACAGGGgtctacatgaagtctaagacaggggtctaCTCAGAGACCAAGTCAGGGGTCTATATAAAgtctaagacaggggtctaCATGAAGTCTAAAACAGGGGTCTACACAGAGACCAAGACAGGGGTCTATATAAAGTCTCTAAGATAAGGgtctacatgaagtctaagACAGGGATCTACACAGAGACCAAGACAGGGGTCTACACAGAGACCAAGATAGGGGTCTATATAAAGTCTAAGATAGGGgtctacatgaagtctaagacaggcgtctacatgaagtctaagacaggggtctatataaagtctaagacaggggtctacatgaagtctaagacaggggtctaCACAGAGACCAAGACAGGGGTCTAAATAAAgtctaagacaggggtctacatgaagtctaagACAGGGTTTACTCAGAGACCAAGACAGGGGTCTATATAAAgtctaagacaggggtctaTATAAAGTCTAAGATAGGGgtctacatgaagtctaagacaggggtctaTATAAAGTCTAAGATAGGGgtctacatgaagtctaagacaggggtcttcatgaagtctaagacaggggtctacatgaagtctaagGCAGGGGTCTACACAGAGACCAAGACAGGGGTCTATATAAAgtctaagacaggggtctaCATGAAGTCTAATACAGGGGTCTACACAGAGACCAAGACAGGGGTCTATATAAAGTCTAAGACAAGGGTCTACATGAAGTCTAAAACAGGGGTCTACACAGAGACCAAGACAGGGGTCTATATAAAGTCTAAGACAGGAgtctacatgaagtctaagACAGGGATCTACACAGAGACCAAGACAGGGGTCTATATAAAGTCTAAGATAGGGgtctacatgaagtctaagtcaggggtctacatgaagtctaagacaggggtctaTATAAAGTCTAAGATAGGGGTCTACCTGAAgtctaagacaggggtctaTATAAAGTCTAAGATAGGGgtctacatgaagtctaagACAAGGGCCTACATGAAgtctaagacaggggtctaTATAAAGTCTAAGATAGTGgtctacatgaagtctaagacaggggtctaCACAGAGACCAAGACAGGGGTCTATATAATGGCTAAGACAGGGGTCTTCACAGATACCACAGAAAGGGTATACTGAGACAGGGTACTACACAATGTCTGGGACAAGGGTTTATACAGACACTGAGATAGGGTTGTACACATTGTCTCTGATGGGTCGTTACAGATACCGTGACAGGGGTCTTCACAGACTGAGACAGGGTTCTACACAAATTATGGGACAGGGTTCTTCACATTTACTTAGGCAGGGGTCTACACAGAGACCAAGACCTGGATCTACATGAAgtctaagacaggggtctaCATGAAGTATAAGACAGGGGTCTACATGATGTCTAAGACAGGGATCTACACAGAGACCAAGACAGGGGTCTATATAAAgtctaagacaggggtctacacagagaccaagacaggggtctatatacagtctaagacaggggtctacagagagacagagacaggggtCTACATAAAGACAGCGAGAGTGGTTGAAACAGAGACAAGGTCTAACAAAGAGACTGAGGCAGCAATCTAAAAGGAGACTTAGTCGACTACACAAAGAATGAGACAGTTGTCAACAAACACACCATGATATGTGTCTACACTGAGTCTGTGACAGAGATCAGCATTGAGACTAAAATGGGTTTACACAGAGACCGGGGTACAGGATAACAAGGAGATCAAGTCCATATTTGACAAGATATTAtatgtgttttgtcttttgttttcagGCTGAAGTTGATTATGATACAGTGATGAACATGGATTATTTGGATGCCACAGTAAACGAGTCACTGAGGTTGTACCCGGTTGCTTTGCGCTTGGAAAGAGTCTGCAAGAAAACTGTTGAAATAAATGACCTTACCATCCCAAAGGACACTGTAGTCTTGATCCCCATTTATGCCTTACATAGAGACCCTGAATTTTGGCCTGATCCAGAGACCTTCAACCCTGAGAGGTAAGAAAGAATCGAATTTACACTATGATGGGAAACTAGCCAATATAAGTGACCTTCACTCTAGTACAGAGTTTTGCATCCATTCGGATGCTTTGAATTGTATTGTGCATTTATTATACATCAGTAAAAAGTGTTTATCCAGCACAAGAGGCAGCAGCTGCCTGCACAATGAGCCAAAAACTCAGAAGAATGATTTTATCTGTAATGTTCTCAAGACAAACACCACCAGGAATGATCTAGACAAATAAAGTCACGATTATTATCTGTAAAGGATGGAGTCCCACCTGCCACCTGTGTAAATCTTAAGATGGCCTTCACCTTAATATGACTTTCTGATCTAATCCTTAGTGTTGATCCTCCATGTTGTTTCAGGTTCACTAAGGAGAACAAGGAGAGCATCGAGCAGTATGCATACATGCCGTTTGGTTTAGGACCCAGGAACTGCATCGGCATGAGATTTGCCCTCGTGGCCATGAAGCTGGCTATTGTGGAGATACTGCAGAGATTCGACATCAGTCTTTCTGAGGAGACAAAGGTCAGGATCTACAGTCGCTTATGATCTAAAGCTATTTAAAGCTAATGTCACTAACACTGGTAATATTTAATGCCAACCTTAAACAGCATTAAGTATAACGTTAAAAGGCTATcaatttccttttgttttattttatactctGTTTAG
This genomic window from Tachysurus fulvidraco isolate hzauxx_2018 chromosome 18, HZAU_PFXX_2.0, whole genome shotgun sequence contains:
- the LOC113658449 gene encoding cytochrome P450 3A40-like: MAHWWSFSSETWALIVILISLVLLYGYWPYSFFKRLGVPGPKPVPFFGTMLEYRKGIHNFDMRCFQKYGKIWGIYDARQPVLCIMDSEIIKSVLIKECYSLFTNRRNFRLNGPLYDAVSIVEDEDWRRIRSVLSPSFTSGRLKEMFGIMKSHSHSLVKNLQKVSERGESADIKEFFGAYSMDVVTSTAFSVDIDSLNNPKDPFVTNIKKMLKFDFLNPLFLAVALFPFIAPVLEKMDFAFFPTAVTDFFYAALKKIKSERVAQNNKKRVDFMQLMIDSQKSDKNELNSKDTNKGLSDHEILSQSMIFIFAGYETSSSTLSFLFYNLSSNPETMKKLQKEIDETFPNKAEVDYDTVMNMDYLDATVNESLRLYPVALRLERVCKKTVEINDLTIPKDTVVLIPIYALHRDPEFWPDPETFNPERFTKENKESIEQYAYMPFGLGPRNCIGMRFALVAMKLAIVEILQRFDISLSEETKVPLKLNNSGLLAPEEPIKIIFTPRKM